In Actinacidiphila yeochonensis CN732, a genomic segment contains:
- a CDS encoding glycosyltransferase 87 family protein — protein MSRRLRTGCALGVCAASLVLVWIVQRVTHVSLVDVMVYRAAGQTVRDDGDLYAMRATSARLPMTYPPFAGLLFVPLTWLDTAAMRTAVTAANLLLAIVVAGLSLRLVLPRRPDAALVLGTAAWAVWSEPVFSTVRYGQVNLLLAALVLWDFTRSPGNRWSGVGTGLAAAIKITPLLFLAVMAVAAIATRGRGTPWPRRFLTALAAFAGATLIAVALLPHDSKTYWTRDAFAPNRSGSAVNVANQSLRGIVARLQHTQTPSSMWVVAAVLVAIGGTAIAAAALTAPARLRSSAAWATVTCAVTALLVSPITWTHHWVWDVPMAVLLVHEAFRRRDPRWTAGAAACVVAFSTAAPWTVPHGPGRPELHENPAQMVVAAIYPLAGIAFLATAAVVTLRARAANPTPAAEHGTAAP, from the coding sequence ATGAGCCGGCGGCTGCGTACCGGCTGCGCCCTCGGGGTCTGTGCGGCGTCCCTGGTACTGGTGTGGATCGTCCAGCGGGTCACGCACGTCTCCCTGGTCGACGTGATGGTCTACCGCGCGGCGGGACAGACGGTTCGCGATGACGGCGACCTGTACGCCATGCGCGCCACCTCGGCCCGGCTGCCGATGACCTATCCGCCCTTCGCCGGGCTGTTGTTCGTCCCGCTGACGTGGCTGGACACCGCCGCCATGCGCACCGCGGTGACAGCCGCTAACCTGCTGCTCGCCATCGTGGTGGCCGGGCTGTCGCTGCGGCTGGTACTGCCGCGCCGACCGGACGCGGCGCTGGTGCTGGGCACGGCGGCCTGGGCGGTGTGGAGCGAGCCGGTGTTCTCGACCGTGCGCTACGGCCAGGTGAACCTGCTCCTCGCCGCCCTGGTGCTGTGGGACTTCACCCGTTCCCCCGGCAACCGGTGGTCGGGCGTGGGCACCGGCCTGGCGGCGGCCATCAAGATCACACCGCTGCTGTTCCTGGCCGTGATGGCCGTCGCGGCCATCGCCACGCGCGGCCGCGGCACGCCCTGGCCGCGCCGCTTCCTGACGGCCCTCGCCGCGTTCGCCGGCGCCACGCTCATCGCGGTGGCGCTGCTGCCGCACGACTCGAAGACCTACTGGACGCGAGACGCCTTCGCACCCAACCGCTCCGGGTCCGCGGTGAACGTCGCCAACCAGTCGCTGCGCGGCATCGTCGCCCGGCTGCAGCACACGCAGACCCCCTCGTCGATGTGGGTCGTCGCCGCCGTCCTGGTCGCGATCGGCGGCACCGCCATCGCGGCCGCGGCACTCACCGCCCCCGCCCGCCTGCGTTCCTCCGCCGCCTGGGCAACGGTGACCTGCGCCGTCACCGCACTACTGGTCAGCCCCATCACCTGGACCCACCACTGGGTGTGGGACGTGCCCATGGCGGTGCTCCTCGTCCACGAGGCGTTCCGCCGCCGCGACCCACGCTGGACCGCGGGAGCCGCAGCCTGCGTCGTGGCCTTCTCCACCGCTGCCCCGTGGACGGTTCCGCACGGTCCGGGCCGTCCCGAACTCCACGAGAACCCGGCCCAGATGGTCGTCGCCGCGATCTACCCCCTGGCCGGGATCGCCTTCCTCGCGACCGCCGCCGTCGTCACCCTGCGCGCACGAGCCGCCAACCCGACCCCGGCCGCCGAGCACGGCACAGCGGCTCCGTGA